The Dehalogenimonas sp. 4OHTPN genome window below encodes:
- a CDS encoding alpha-2-macroglobulin family protein: MKSKRFALSGFFLALAILATSAPACNPVFSTESHVAIVPRVLYSGQTAELSVALLKGDSFTSGDVKVELLKEDEVVASSKSRIGGKGLIQLQVPQLPSGDYQLQVKGPGFTEKASIKLESSFLLFLETDKPIYKPGQTIRISLISLNSELRPVSQEVTVEAQDAKGIKVFKKEVSTDKYGMAELDLPLSEEPNLGTWKLTAAAEDSRAQLDIKVERYVLPKYEVKVTLPKDWFLASDRIAGKVEGIYSFGKPVQGELEIIAKRYVGTWQEYARVVLSIDGETTFELPAVGYVAGVPASGGLGNVDIEFVLREQSTGYEEKTTRLLTIAETPLVLRIVPEGNVFQPGLPFKILLLSEDPGGKPLPAMVNVTASYLGADYQQISQESVKAVDTGNGLTTIMLSPPNKAIAMIIEARSGGSNASQTLLAGYSPSGNFIHLEMTSAASLKVGDTAKFRVHATKEASNFYYEVISGGRVVFSDFSRSRDIAFQVTPQMAGSCRLLVYQVLPNSEIAADYLPFGIEAAYPNQLAVQFSSDEAKPGDSVEINIQSQGQSRVGVVVVDKSVFILAENRMNLDQVFAELERLYMTPQAELHNVTIYPSILTKGAADIIKEAGVIILSDNKVPEGKEYSSPWNDLLAERGGVVFGGAEKAGAVPPGLAPLPSQGNQAIDTSALAQVERIRQYFPETWVWQQVVTDADGKSKIKLTVPDSITTWMLRAVAVSEERGLGIAEAELKAFQPFFIKLDLPYSAVRGEEFPVKVAVYNYLDMPQDIVVELTPAGWFDLLDNSQKIVSVGPGDVGSASFTIRPKGLGFNDLKVTSRSTAAADAVAQPLLIEPEGVPREFVENLILKDGATRTISTQIPEGAVEGSGKVFLSVTGSYLTQTISGLEQLIQMPFGCGEQNMIVFAPDVFITKYLRDSGQLKAEVMAKAEKLMITGYQRELTYRRADGSFSAFGNQDKEGSLWLTSFVLKSFAQARDIIFIDQKVLDDAAAWIIKTQNADGSFEAVGFVHHQEMLGGLSGKDALTAYVASALLEAGEKTASARAIKYLESRLSGMDDPYTLALTAYTLALGGSPQKNAAHDKLMAMAIEDENGLHWGSIGFAEPLPQQPAGGVGKPGVGVPFMPPRENRTAVVETTAYAMLALTSQGDVLNAGRAGKWLTSQRNSLGGYGSTQDTVVALQALTAYAGNIRADVDLTVRVNGPGIDRTLRVTPENFDVLQVIELPLGAEVQITASGKGEVMAQAVTRFNIPRPEETEPILTVDVDYDSTNVAVNDLVQVTATVSFNPPEFIASGMVVLDISVPTGFTPVVESIDAAIKSIPIIKRYDISGRKVIFYLDEIKAGETITIKFQVKATYPVKAKGAVSQVYAYYQPDLKGETLGEDMVIH; this comes from the coding sequence ATGAAATCAAAACGGTTCGCCCTGTCTGGATTCTTCCTGGCATTAGCAATACTGGCCACCTCGGCGCCGGCTTGCAACCCGGTCTTTTCCACCGAAAGTCACGTTGCCATCGTGCCACGGGTCCTATATTCCGGCCAAACAGCGGAACTTTCGGTAGCTCTGCTGAAGGGAGACTCCTTTACCTCCGGAGATGTCAAGGTCGAACTCCTTAAAGAAGATGAAGTCGTCGCCAGTTCAAAAAGCCGAATCGGCGGCAAAGGCCTCATCCAACTCCAGGTGCCCCAACTCCCTTCCGGCGACTATCAGCTCCAGGTCAAGGGGCCAGGCTTTACCGAGAAGGCTTCTATCAAGCTTGAAAGCTCCTTCCTGCTCTTCCTGGAGACTGATAAACCCATCTACAAGCCCGGCCAGACCATCCGGATAAGCCTGATCAGCCTGAACTCCGAGCTGCGGCCGGTGAGCCAGGAGGTTACCGTCGAGGCTCAGGACGCCAAAGGTATCAAGGTCTTTAAGAAAGAAGTCTCTACCGATAAATACGGCATGGCCGAATTGGATCTGCCGCTGTCCGAAGAGCCTAATCTCGGCACCTGGAAACTGACCGCCGCCGCTGAAGATTCCAGAGCTCAGCTCGACATCAAAGTCGAAAGATATGTCCTCCCCAAATACGAGGTCAAGGTGACCTTGCCCAAGGATTGGTTCCTGGCCTCTGACCGCATCGCCGGGAAGGTTGAAGGAATATACTCCTTCGGCAAACCAGTTCAGGGAGAACTTGAGATTATCGCCAAGCGCTACGTCGGCACTTGGCAGGAGTATGCCAGGGTGGTTCTCAGTATCGACGGCGAGACGACTTTCGAACTCCCGGCAGTGGGTTATGTCGCCGGGGTGCCGGCTTCGGGCGGTCTGGGCAACGTCGATATCGAATTCGTCCTCCGCGAGCAGTCCACCGGCTATGAGGAAAAGACTACCAGGCTCCTGACCATCGCTGAAACGCCTCTTGTCCTCCGGATCGTACCCGAGGGCAACGTCTTCCAGCCGGGCTTGCCCTTCAAAATCCTGCTCCTGTCCGAAGACCCCGGCGGCAAACCGCTGCCGGCCATGGTCAATGTCACCGCCAGCTACCTCGGCGCTGACTACCAGCAGATCAGCCAGGAGTCCGTAAAGGCCGTAGATACCGGCAATGGCCTGACTACGATAATGCTGTCCCCGCCGAACAAAGCGATAGCCATGATCATCGAAGCGCGAAGCGGCGGTTCAAATGCCAGCCAGACGCTGCTGGCGGGCTATTCCCCGTCTGGTAACTTCATCCATTTGGAGATGACCTCCGCCGCCTCCCTTAAGGTCGGCGACACCGCCAAATTCCGGGTCCATGCCACCAAAGAAGCATCGAATTTTTATTACGAGGTCATCAGCGGCGGCCGGGTCGTCTTTTCAGATTTCAGCCGCAGCCGGGACATCGCTTTCCAGGTAACGCCGCAGATGGCCGGCTCCTGCCGCCTGCTGGTTTACCAGGTGCTGCCCAACTCCGAGATCGCCGCTGACTACCTGCCGTTTGGGATCGAGGCAGCTTACCCTAACCAACTGGCGGTTCAATTCAGCTCCGATGAAGCTAAACCGGGCGACAGTGTCGAGATCAATATCCAGTCCCAAGGCCAATCACGAGTCGGCGTTGTCGTCGTGGATAAGTCGGTCTTCATCCTGGCTGAGAACCGAATGAACCTGGACCAGGTGTTCGCCGAACTGGAACGGCTATATATGACTCCGCAAGCAGAACTGCATAACGTTACTATTTACCCTTCCATCTTGACTAAAGGCGCCGCCGATATTATCAAAGAGGCCGGCGTCATCATCCTTTCCGACAACAAAGTACCCGAAGGTAAAGAATATAGTTCGCCCTGGAACGACTTGCTGGCCGAACGCGGCGGGGTTGTCTTCGGCGGGGCGGAAAAGGCAGGCGCCGTACCGCCGGGACTCGCCCCCCTGCCGTCTCAGGGCAACCAGGCTATTGATACCTCCGCTCTGGCTCAAGTGGAGCGCATCCGCCAGTATTTCCCCGAGACCTGGGTGTGGCAGCAGGTGGTGACCGACGCCGACGGCAAATCCAAAATCAAGCTGACGGTGCCCGACTCCATCACCACCTGGATGCTGCGGGCGGTGGCAGTGTCCGAAGAAAGGGGACTGGGCATAGCCGAGGCGGAACTTAAGGCTTTCCAGCCGTTCTTTATCAAACTGGACCTGCCCTACTCTGCCGTCCGCGGCGAGGAATTCCCGGTAAAAGTGGCTGTCTACAACTACCTCGACATGCCGCAGGACATCGTCGTCGAGCTAACGCCCGCCGGCTGGTTCGACCTCCTCGACAATTCCCAAAAGATCGTCAGCGTCGGTCCGGGCGATGTCGGTTCGGCCTCCTTTACCATTCGGCCAAAAGGCCTGGGGTTCAACGACCTAAAGGTCACCTCCCGTTCGACCGCGGCAGCTGACGCTGTGGCGCAGCCGCTCCTAATAGAACCCGAGGGCGTGCCGCGCGAGTTTGTCGAGAACCTCATCCTCAAAGATGGGGCAACCAGAACGATCAGCACGCAAATCCCTGAAGGAGCTGTCGAGGGCTCCGGCAAGGTGTTTCTCAGCGTCACCGGCAGCTACCTGACTCAAACAATTTCCGGGCTGGAACAGCTCATCCAGATGCCCTTCGGCTGCGGCGAGCAGAACATGATCGTCTTCGCCCCTGACGTTTTCATCACCAAGTATCTCCGCGATTCCGGCCAGCTCAAGGCGGAGGTTATGGCCAAGGCTGAAAAGCTGATGATCACCGGCTACCAGCGTGAACTGACCTACCGCCGCGCCGACGGCAGTTTCTCCGCTTTCGGCAACCAGGACAAGGAAGGCAGCTTATGGCTCACCTCCTTCGTGTTGAAGAGCTTTGCCCAGGCCAGGGACATCATCTTCATCGACCAGAAGGTGCTTGATGACGCCGCGGCTTGGATCATCAAGACCCAGAATGCCGACGGCAGTTTTGAGGCGGTGGGTTTCGTCCACCACCAGGAGATGCTGGGCGGGCTGTCCGGCAAGGACGCCCTTACCGCCTATGTCGCCAGCGCCTTACTGGAGGCAGGTGAGAAGACCGCCTCGGCCCGAGCCATCAAATACCTCGAAAGCAGACTAAGCGGCATGGATGATCCGTACACTCTGGCGCTGACTGCCTACACCTTGGCGCTCGGGGGCAGCCCGCAAAAGAACGCCGCCCATGACAAACTCATGGCCATGGCTATCGAGGACGAGAACGGACTGCACTGGGGCAGCATCGGTTTCGCCGAACCGCTACCGCAGCAGCCCGCTGGCGGCGTTGGTAAACCCGGCGTCGGTGTCCCGTTCATGCCGCCGCGGGAGAACCGCACCGCCGTCGTTGAGACTACGGCCTATGCCATGCTGGCTCTGACCAGCCAAGGCGACGTGCTCAACGCCGGCCGCGCCGGCAAGTGGTTGACTTCACAGCGTAACAGCCTGGGCGGTTACGGCTCCACCCAGGACACCGTCGTCGCCCTGCAAGCCCTGACCGCATACGCCGGTAACATCCGCGCCGATGTTGACCTCACGGTCCGTGTCAACGGTCCAGGCATCGACCGCACCCTGCGCGTCACCCCGGAAAACTTCGACGTGCTTCAGGTCATCGAGCTGCCGCTCGGCGCGGAGGTTCAGATCACTGCCAGCGGCAAGGGCGAGGTCATGGCCCAGGCCGTCACCCGGTTCAATATCCCCCGGCCGGAAGAAACCGAACCTATCCTCACGGTCGACGTCGATTACGACTCGACAAATGTCGCAGTTAATGATCTGGTTCAAGTCACCGCCACCGTCAGTTTCAACCCACCGGAGTTCATCGCCTCCGGCATGGTGGTGCTGGACATCTCGGTGCCTACGGGCTTCACCCCCGTCGTCGAGTCTATCGATGCCGCAATAAAGAGTATACCCATCATAAAGCGCTACGACATCTCCGGGCGCAAGGTTATCTTCTACCTGGACGAGATCAAAGCCGGCGAGACCATCACCATCAAATTCCAGGTCAAGGCGACCTACCCGGTGAAAGCCAAAGGCGCGGTGTCACAGGTATATGCTTACTACCAGCCTGACCTCAAAGGCGAAACGCTCGGGGAGGATATGGTAATTCATTAA
- a CDS encoding response regulator transcription factor: MSETTRVLVVDDHAIVRSGLSSILAGESAIKIVGEATDGKEAIAKASALQPDVILLDILMPRCTGLEALPLIREKAPEAKVLMLTVSNEEKDLFTALKYGAQGYVLKGAGIAEVVNAIKRIAAGEVILSPQMAGSLVSEFRQRQNSKEEMDLSPRELEVLKLVGEGLTNAEIAEKLFLGESTVRTYLSRLLDKLHLRNRAAAVAYATRRGMTSA; this comes from the coding sequence ATGTCAGAAACCACCAGAGTATTAGTTGTCGACGACCACGCCATCGTCAGGAGCGGCCTATCCAGCATATTGGCCGGTGAATCAGCGATTAAAATCGTTGGTGAGGCGACAGACGGCAAAGAGGCCATCGCCAAGGCCTCGGCGCTTCAACCGGACGTAATCCTCCTGGATATTCTAATGCCGCGATGTACCGGGCTTGAGGCGCTGCCGCTGATACGGGAGAAAGCTCCTGAGGCGAAAGTGCTCATGCTGACGGTGTCCAACGAAGAAAAAGACCTGTTCACAGCGCTGAAATACGGAGCCCAGGGCTATGTGCTTAAAGGCGCGGGTATTGCTGAAGTGGTCAACGCCATCAAGAGGATTGCGGCTGGAGAGGTCATCCTTTCGCCTCAAATGGCCGGCAGTTTGGTATCCGAATTCCGTCAGCGCCAGAATTCCAAGGAAGAGATGGACCTGTCCCCCCGAGAGCTTGAGGTGTTAAAACTGGTCGGGGAAGGGCTGACTAACGCCGAAATAGCAGAAAAACTATTTCTGGGCGAAAGCACAGTGCGAACATACCTTTCCAGGCTTCTTGATAAGCTGCACCTGCGCAACCGCGCCGCCGCCGTAGCCTATGCCACCAGACGCGGCATGACCAGCGCCTGA